TAGGTTGCATGTGGGTCTTGCTCGCACTTTCCGCAGCATTGACGGTGTATTTGACGTACGTCATCTTCCATCCCGAGAAGTTTTAGGAGTGAGGTTCTATGACTTTGGCAGGTTCCATTGGGATTTTAGCTGTGATTGCGTTGATTCTGTTGATTGGTATTCCGCTAGGCGGATATATCTACCGTGTGTTCACAGGCAAAAAAAGCTGGGCTGATGGGCTCTACAGACCCATTGAAGGCATGCTCTACCGCGCGGTTGGTGTTGACCCTTCCGTCCAGATGGACTGGAAGGCGTATCTGCGAGCTTTGATGTTGGTCAACTTCATGATGATGATATTTGCCTACCTGCTCTTTCGGCTGCAGGGAGTGTTGCCGCTCAATCCTGCCCAGGTTAAGTCGATGCCGTGGGATTTGGCGTTTAATACGGCAGCGAGTTTCATTACCAACACCAACTGGCAGAACTACGCCGGTGAGCAATCGCTGTCCTATTTGTCACAAATGACAGCCATCACCTATTTGCAGTTCACGTCTGCTGCAACTGGATTTGTTGCTGCGATTGCCTTTTTGCGCGGCCTAGTGGCCAATCGCTCAGAAACCCTCGGCAACTTCTGGGTCGACTTTATCAAGATTCACACCCGTTTGCTCATCCCGCTTGCGGTTCTCTTTGCGGTTGTCCTCATTGGTCTCGGCGTTCCCGAGACCCTGCTGGGCCCCCAAGTCGTGCACACTCTTCAGGGGGCAACGCAGACCATCGCACGGGGTCCCGTGGCTTCGCTCGAAGCGATTAAGCAACTTGGGACCAACGGGGGCGGATTCTTTAACGCCAATTCCGCCCACCCGTTTGAAGACCCGAGCGCATGGACAACGGTACTTGAGATGATTGCGATGGGGATTATCTCCTGTGGTTTGGTATGGACGTTCGGAAAATTCATCGCAAACCGGAAACAGGCTGTGGTACTGTACGTGTTCTTGACCGCCGTTCTCGTGATTGGCGCGTTTATTATCTACGCCAGTGAATCAGCCGGAAACCCAATTTTGCAGCACGTGCTTGGCATTCACGGGCCGAACATGGAAGGCAAAGAGGTGCGCTTTGGGA
The Alicyclobacillus curvatus genome window above contains:
- the kdpF gene encoding K(+)-transporting ATPase subunit F — its product is MQGEVGCMWVLLALSAALTVYLTYVIFHPEKF
- the kdpA gene encoding potassium-transporting ATPase subunit KdpA, with translation MTLAGSIGILAVIALILLIGIPLGGYIYRVFTGKKSWADGLYRPIEGMLYRAVGVDPSVQMDWKAYLRALMLVNFMMMIFAYLLFRLQGVLPLNPAQVKSMPWDLAFNTAASFITNTNWQNYAGEQSLSYLSQMTAITYLQFTSAATGFVAAIAFLRGLVANRSETLGNFWVDFIKIHTRLLIPLAVLFAVVLIGLGVPETLLGPQVVHTLQGATQTIARGPVASLEAIKQLGTNGGGFFNANSAHPFEDPSAWTTVLEMIAMGIISCGLVWTFGKFIANRKQAVVLYVFLTAVLVIGAFIIYASESAGNPILQHVLGIHGPNMEGKEVRFGTALSSAFAAITTAFTTGAVNSMHDSFMPMGGFIPMLFMMFNLVFGGKGVGLLNILMFLMITVFLSGLMVGRTPEIFGKKIEAREIKLATMAMLVHPFIILVPTAIALVTKAGTSSILNPGLHGLSEVLYAYTSGAANNGSAFAGLNGNTVFYNLTLGVVMLLGRYVSLIAMFAIAGSLARKASIPVSAGTLRTDTFAFGGVFVAVFVIVGALTFFPALAIGPIGEQLQMLASLGH